The Haloplanus sp. CK5-1 genome contains a region encoding:
- a CDS encoding NDP-sugar synthase: MKAIVLAGGYATRLWPVTKHRPKMFLPVGDSTVIDTVFEDLEADDRISEVYVSTNERFADEFEAYIADSGFEKPTLSVEETTAEDEKFGVVGALAQLIDREGVEEDLVVVAGDNLISFDVAEFVDFFERKGTPSLAAYDVGSKERARSYGLVELDGDRVVDFQEKPDDPKSTLVSVACYAFPAETLPLFEEYLSAGENPDEPGWFIQWMQSRRPVHAFTFDGAWFDIGTPESYLDAVAWHLDGDDRIDDTATVENSTLRGNVHVMAGAEIVDSTLERTVVFPNATIRDADVRGSIIDEDTRIENLDLADALIGAHSTMTNGT, translated from the coding sequence ATGAAGGCTATCGTCTTGGCGGGAGGGTACGCGACGCGACTCTGGCCGGTCACCAAACACCGGCCGAAGATGTTCCTCCCTGTCGGCGACTCGACGGTCATCGACACCGTCTTCGAGGACCTCGAGGCCGACGACCGGATCTCCGAGGTGTACGTCAGCACCAACGAGCGCTTCGCCGACGAGTTCGAGGCCTACATCGCCGACAGCGGGTTCGAGAAACCGACCCTCTCCGTCGAGGAGACGACCGCCGAAGACGAGAAGTTCGGCGTCGTCGGCGCACTCGCACAACTCATCGACCGCGAGGGCGTCGAGGAGGACCTCGTCGTCGTCGCCGGTGACAATCTCATCAGTTTCGACGTCGCGGAGTTCGTCGACTTCTTCGAGCGGAAGGGGACACCGTCCCTCGCCGCCTACGACGTGGGGTCGAAAGAGCGGGCACGGTCCTACGGCCTGGTCGAACTCGACGGCGACCGAGTCGTCGACTTCCAGGAGAAACCCGACGACCCCAAGAGCACGCTCGTCTCCGTCGCCTGCTACGCGTTCCCCGCGGAGACGCTCCCGCTGTTCGAAGAGTACCTCTCGGCCGGCGAGAATCCCGACGAGCCGGGGTGGTTCATCCAGTGGATGCAGTCCCGGCGGCCGGTCCACGCCTTCACGTTCGACGGGGCGTGGTTCGACATCGGCACCCCCGAGAGTTACCTCGACGCAGTCGCCTGGCACCTCGACGGCGACGACCGGATCGACGACACCGCGACCGTCGAGAACTCGACGCTCCGGGGGAACGTCCACGTGATGGCCGGCGCGGAGATCGTCGACTCGACGCTCGAACGTACCGTCGTCTTCCCCAACGCGACCATCCGGGACGCCGACGTCCGCGGGTCGATCATCGACGAGGATACACGGATCGAGAACCTCGACCTCGCCGACGCACTCATCGGCGCACACTCGACGATGACGAACGGGACGTAG
- a CDS encoding archaellin/type IV pilin N-terminal domain-containing protein, with product MRRIYSGGSPPPEWLYPETTSRIGGRPHRLLAEDDAQSEVVGTALMVAITVVVAATVGPFMLGVD from the coding sequence CTGAGGCGGATCTACTCCGGCGGTTCGCCCCCACCGGAGTGGCTTTATCCCGAAACGACGTCGCGAATCGGGGGGCGACCCCATCGACTGCTGGCCGAAGACGACGCCCAGAGCGAAGTGGTCGGGACCGCCCTGATGGTGGCCATCACCGTCGTCGTCGCCGCGACCGTCGGGCCGTTCATGTTGGGTGTCGACTAG
- a CDS encoding Na(+)/H(+) antiporter subunit D, with translation MTGPLTALPPGIVVLAAALATGLAGGRRRLAHLLGGGTTALVTVWIWVVPEGTHLTGRLFGFDAVFFNVDPFSWVVGLVFAFIGTVAVGYSWATGAESKQTAYALTYVGSGLGAVFAGDWLTLIVWWELMAVTSTLLVWDYGGKAVRAGFRYALLHGIGGSLLLAAIVWHYAAVGSVLFSAADGMVGTVPQLLAALGIGVNVGFIGLHAWLPDTYPRPHIAASVFLCVYTTKTGVYGMYRAFPDGHLWIAYMGGAMAVFGAGAALLQNDMRRLLSYHIQSQVGYMVAGVGIGSALAQAGAFGHVFNHILYKSLLFMTAGAVVYSTGEENLKYLGGLARKMPVTAVAFTVAALSIAGFPGFNGFVSKGIVISASHYTFVKGPLVVGDFYTLELLLLVGGVGTFLSFIKFGYYAFLHGPYEGDDVAPAPWTQRIPMLLVAGLCVAYGVFDGALFGLLPFDVTDGSVVAHVYHTYTVPHVVEGVALAAAGVVGFAALKKPLSKIGRMPDVDAGYNPLVFYGTRALVHGVTETYAAVDRAAVALADRGAAIRVDPGPLSRFRANIGSSIFILMVVLGGVLVWLGVV, from the coding sequence GTGACGGGACCGCTCACCGCCCTCCCGCCGGGAATCGTCGTCCTCGCCGCGGCGCTCGCGACCGGCCTCGCCGGCGGCCGACGCCGCCTCGCCCACCTGCTCGGCGGGGGGACGACGGCGCTCGTGACGGTCTGGATCTGGGTCGTCCCCGAAGGGACACACCTGACCGGGCGGCTGTTCGGCTTCGACGCCGTCTTCTTCAACGTCGATCCGTTCTCGTGGGTCGTCGGCCTCGTCTTCGCGTTCATCGGCACCGTCGCCGTCGGCTACTCGTGGGCGACCGGCGCGGAGAGCAAGCAGACGGCCTACGCGCTCACCTACGTCGGGTCGGGCCTCGGCGCCGTCTTCGCCGGCGACTGGCTGACTCTGATCGTCTGGTGGGAGTTGATGGCGGTGACGAGCACGTTGCTGGTCTGGGACTACGGCGGCAAGGCCGTGCGCGCCGGCTTCCGGTACGCGCTCCTCCACGGCATCGGGGGGAGCCTCCTGCTCGCGGCCATCGTGTGGCACTACGCCGCCGTCGGCTCCGTGCTCTTCAGCGCCGCCGACGGGATGGTCGGGACGGTGCCACAGCTCCTCGCCGCCCTCGGCATCGGCGTCAACGTCGGCTTCATCGGCCTGCACGCGTGGCTCCCCGACACCTACCCGCGACCCCACATCGCGGCCAGCGTCTTCCTCTGTGTCTACACCACCAAGACGGGGGTCTACGGTATGTACCGGGCGTTCCCCGACGGCCACCTCTGGATCGCCTACATGGGTGGCGCGATGGCCGTCTTCGGGGCCGGCGCCGCCCTCCTCCAGAACGACATGCGCCGCCTGCTCTCCTACCACATCCAGTCGCAGGTGGGCTACATGGTCGCGGGCGTCGGCATCGGCAGCGCGCTGGCGCAGGCGGGCGCGTTCGGCCACGTCTTCAACCACATCCTCTACAAGAGCCTCCTGTTCATGACCGCCGGCGCGGTGGTCTACAGCACCGGCGAGGAGAACCTGAAGTACCTCGGCGGCCTCGCGCGGAAGATGCCCGTCACCGCCGTAGCCTTCACCGTCGCAGCGCTCTCCATCGCCGGCTTTCCCGGCTTCAACGGCTTCGTCAGCAAGGGTATCGTCATCTCCGCCAGCCACTACACGTTCGTGAAGGGGCCACTCGTCGTCGGCGACTTCTACACGCTGGAGTTGCTCCTCCTCGTCGGCGGCGTCGGAACCTTCCTGTCGTTCATCAAGTTCGGCTACTACGCCTTCCTCCACGGCCCATACGAGGGCGACGACGTGGCGCCAGCCCCGTGGACACAGCGGATTCCGATGCTGCTCGTCGCGGGACTGTGTGTGGCCTACGGCGTCTTCGACGGTGCGCTGTTCGGACTGCTGCCCTTCGACGTTACCGACGGAAGCGTCGTCGCCCACGTCTATCACACCTACACCGTCCCCCACGTGGTCGAGGGCGTGGCTCTCGCCGCGGCGGGCGTCGTCGGCTTCGCGGCACTGAAGAAGCCGCTGTCGAAGATCGGGCGGATGCCCGACGTGGACGCGGGCTACAATCCGTTGGTCTTCTACGGGACGCGGGCGCTCGTCCACGGCGTCACGGAGACGTACGCGGCGGTCGACCGCGCCGCCGTCGCACTCGCCGACCGCGGAGCCGCCATACGCGTCGACCCCGGGCCACTCTCCCGCTTCCGCGCCAACATCGGCAGTAGCATCTTCATCCTCATGGTCGTCCTCGGGGGTGTGCTGGTGTGGTTGGGCGTCGTGTAG
- a CDS encoding ABC transporter permease produces MRWYVVRRLAWAVVATFLILSITWGLLAITPNPAAEQLQFQAAASGGSAEAAEEAFEARRGLDRSLWDRYREYMINMATLNWGWSESRSQPVIEAIASALPYTAVYSVPTTVLSILLGLSIGLYSATHQYTKTDYAATFFAFFGYAIPNFWFAIILLLVFGVQLGWFPVVFDSDVPIFSLGMVRQLVLPVVVLVTGTIAGIMRYSRAEALEYVEAEFVKTARAKGADGYRILTRHILRPAAVPLMTILVGDILGIFLAASYLVEVVFGIPGLGQLSYNAIIAQDTSLVLGTTLIFTFVSVVGNLIQDVAYTVLDPRIDYGDR; encoded by the coding sequence ATGCGCTGGTACGTGGTTCGGCGGCTGGCGTGGGCGGTCGTGGCGACGTTTCTCATCCTCTCGATCACGTGGGGACTGCTCGCCATCACGCCGAACCCCGCCGCCGAGCAACTGCAGTTCCAGGCGGCCGCAAGCGGGGGGTCCGCCGAGGCGGCCGAGGAGGCCTTCGAGGCCCGTCGCGGCCTCGACCGGTCGCTGTGGGACCGCTACCGCGAGTATATGATCAACATGGCGACCCTGAACTGGGGGTGGTCCGAGAGCCGCTCACAGCCGGTGATCGAGGCAATCGCCAGTGCGCTCCCCTACACCGCCGTCTACTCCGTCCCCACGACGGTCCTGTCGATCCTACTCGGGCTGTCGATCGGTCTCTACTCGGCGACCCACCAGTACACCAAGACCGACTACGCCGCGACCTTTTTCGCCTTCTTCGGCTACGCCATCCCGAACTTCTGGTTTGCCATCATTCTCCTCCTCGTGTTCGGGGTCCAACTCGGCTGGTTCCCCGTGGTGTTCGACTCCGACGTCCCCATCTTCAGCCTCGGGATGGTTCGCCAACTCGTCCTCCCCGTCGTCGTGTTGGTGACCGGGACCATCGCGGGCATCATGCGCTACTCCCGGGCCGAGGCGTTGGAGTACGTCGAAGCCGAGTTCGTCAAGACGGCCCGAGCGAAGGGGGCGGACGGCTACCGCATCCTCACCCGACACATCCTGCGCCCGGCCGCAGTACCGCTGATGACCATCCTCGTCGGCGATATCCTCGGAATCTTCCTCGCCGCGTCCTATCTCGTCGAGGTGGTGTTCGGTATCCCCGGACTGGGACAGTTGTCGTACAACGCCATCATCGCACAGGACACGTCGCTGGTGCTCGGGACGACGCTCATCTTCACGTTCGTCTCGGTCGTCGGCAACCTGATCCAGGACGTGGCGTACACGGTGCTCGACCCACGGATCGACTACGGTGATCGCTGA
- the hpt gene encoding hypoxanthine/guanine phosphoribosyltransferase yields the protein MDQLRQSLLDAPIIEKGEYEYFVHPVSDGVPMLRPELLREIVIKIIRKADLEDVDKIVTPAAMGIHISTAVSLMTDVPLVVIRKRQYGLDGEVSLSAQTGYSESEMYINDVEAGDKVLVLDDVLSTGGTMKAILDSLEHIGADVVDVVAVIKKAGPNELDDAGYSVKTLINVTVEDGEVVITDPQGDG from the coding sequence ATGGATCAGTTGCGGCAGTCGCTTCTCGACGCGCCGATCATCGAGAAAGGGGAGTACGAGTACTTCGTCCACCCCGTCAGCGACGGGGTGCCGATGCTCCGTCCAGAACTCCTTCGCGAAATCGTCATCAAGATTATCCGCAAGGCGGATCTGGAGGACGTGGACAAGATAGTCACCCCGGCGGCGATGGGGATCCACATCTCCACCGCCGTCTCGCTGATGACCGACGTGCCGCTGGTCGTGATCCGGAAACGCCAGTACGGTCTCGACGGCGAGGTGTCGCTGTCGGCCCAAACCGGGTACTCCGAGAGCGAGATGTACATCAACGACGTGGAGGCCGGCGACAAGGTCCTCGTCCTCGACGACGTACTGTCGACCGGCGGGACGATGAAAGCGATCCTCGACTCGCTGGAACACATCGGTGCCGACGTGGTCGACGTCGTCGCCGTCATCAAGAAGGCGGGGCCGAACGAACTCGACGACGCCGGCTACAGCGTCAAGACGCTCATCAACGTCACTGTCGAGGACGGCGAGGTCGTCATCACCGACCCGCAGGGCGACGGGTAG
- a CDS encoding universal stress protein: MYETILLPVDGSAGAAAATEHAVDLAKAHGATLHVLYVVDVRMSPIGTDASHADVMELVEASTERPTADALDRAETAGVEAVEVIRHGVPSQRIGEYADAEDVDLIVMGTHGRTGVAHVVLGSVADRVVRTADTPVLTVPPRDA, from the coding sequence ATGTACGAGACGATCCTCCTCCCGGTGGACGGGAGCGCCGGTGCAGCCGCCGCGACCGAACACGCCGTCGACCTCGCGAAGGCACACGGTGCGACGCTCCACGTGCTCTACGTGGTCGACGTCCGGATGAGCCCCATCGGGACGGACGCGAGCCACGCGGACGTGATGGAACTGGTCGAGGCGTCGACCGAACGACCGACAGCGGACGCCCTAGACCGGGCCGAGACCGCCGGCGTCGAGGCAGTCGAGGTGATCAGACACGGTGTCCCCTCCCAGCGCATCGGTGAGTACGCCGACGCGGAGGACGTCGACCTGATCGTGATGGGAACGCACGGCCGGACGGGAGTGGCCCACGTCGTCCTCGGGAGTGTCGCCGATCGGGTCGTCCGGACCGCCGACACGCCGGTGTTGACGGTGCCACCGCGGGACGCCTGA
- a CDS encoding ABC transporter ATP-binding protein, translating to MSDADPLLSIRDLRTVFHTNEGLVRAVDGVSFDVDRGETVCIVGESGSGKTVTGESITRLIRSPPGEIADGEVVFDEDDLTTLSDDALRDLRGGRIAHVFQNPQGALNPVYTVGWQIVEAIQLHEDVDQESARSRAVDLLDRVGIPEATRRFDDYPHEFSGGMKQRIALAMSLATDPDLLIADEPTTALDVTIQNQILTLLDDLQTEFDMSILLITHDLGVVAEVADRVVVMYAGKVMERGDVFDVFERPSHPYTRALLDCLPGRGEGTGSIGGQLPSPTDPPDGCRFHPRCPHAIDACREGDQPPATPVDGDPDHVVSCVHYEPGGDPSVVREGDGGSVPADDTAADGGHATDAGSDR from the coding sequence ATGTCCGACGCCGATCCACTCCTCTCGATCCGCGACCTGCGAACCGTCTTCCACACCAACGAGGGACTCGTCCGCGCCGTCGACGGCGTCAGTTTCGACGTCGATCGGGGCGAGACCGTCTGTATCGTCGGCGAGTCGGGCAGTGGCAAGACCGTCACCGGCGAATCGATCACCCGGCTGATCCGGTCGCCGCCGGGCGAGATAGCCGACGGCGAGGTCGTCTTCGACGAGGACGACCTCACGACACTCTCCGACGACGCGCTCCGGGACCTCCGAGGCGGGCGCATCGCCCACGTATTCCAGAACCCACAGGGCGCGCTCAACCCCGTCTACACCGTCGGTTGGCAGATCGTCGAGGCGATCCAACTCCACGAGGACGTGGACCAGGAGAGTGCCCGCAGCCGGGCGGTCGACCTGCTGGATCGCGTGGGGATTCCCGAGGCGACCCGCCGGTTCGACGACTACCCACACGAGTTCTCGGGCGGGATGAAACAGCGGATAGCGCTGGCCATGTCGCTCGCGACCGACCCCGACCTGTTGATCGCCGACGAGCCGACGACGGCCCTCGACGTGACGATCCAGAACCAGATCCTCACCCTCCTCGACGACCTCCAGACTGAGTTCGACATGAGCATCCTGCTGATCACCCACGACCTCGGGGTCGTCGCCGAGGTGGCCGACCGCGTGGTCGTGATGTACGCGGGGAAGGTGATGGAGCGTGGCGACGTCTTCGACGTGTTCGAGCGCCCCTCCCACCCCTACACCCGCGCGCTGCTCGACTGCCTCCCGGGACGGGGTGAGGGAACCGGTTCGATCGGCGGCCAACTCCCCTCGCCGACCGATCCGCCGGACGGCTGTCGGTTCCACCCCCGGTGTCCCCACGCTATCGACGCCTGCCGGGAGGGCGACCAGCCGCCGGCGACGCCGGTCGACGGCGACCCGGACCACGTCGTCTCGTGTGTCCACTACGAACCCGGCGGCGACCCGTCGGTCGTCCGGGAGGGAGATGGCGGTTCGGTGCCCGCGGACGACACCGCTGCCGACGGTGGCCACGCAACCGACGCGGGGTCGGACCGATGA
- a CDS encoding ABC transporter permease: protein MGGEPDTFESVDWTETGGRLSTLSRRDRGALLAVLALVAAFCYDFVVVPADQPTVTVPVEWNVTQLDWLFVTTLLALLFYVVVPLYGNRRLTAYYWREFRKNRMAVLSLVYLVVVFLVGTVGPILLDQPTLALDQAYQPPAYLSVDSSVPVNCLGEVADGRCQGTMAHPLGTTGDGKDILVLIVYGMQVSMKVGLISTLLVVTIGTAVGTVAAYGGGLVDELLMRYVDVQLVFPAFFLYLLLTYLFGGSLFMFIVIFGLTGWGSIARLVRSEALQRAEEAYVTAARGTGAGTLYVIRRHLVPNVSNSVITAATLLIPGFILFEASLSFLSLGDPTVPSWGQVIANGRSDLSTAWWVSTFPGVFLFTTILAFNFMGDALRDALDPRQET from the coding sequence ATGGGCGGGGAACCCGACACCTTCGAGTCGGTCGACTGGACGGAGACGGGCGGGCGGCTGTCGACGCTCTCCCGGCGCGACCGGGGGGCGTTGCTCGCCGTTCTCGCCCTCGTCGCCGCGTTCTGTTACGACTTCGTCGTCGTGCCCGCGGACCAACCGACGGTCACGGTCCCGGTCGAGTGGAACGTCACGCAACTCGACTGGCTGTTCGTGACGACGCTGCTCGCGCTTCTGTTTTACGTCGTCGTGCCGCTCTACGGCAACCGCCGGCTGACCGCCTACTACTGGCGGGAGTTCCGCAAGAACCGGATGGCCGTCCTGAGTCTGGTGTACCTCGTCGTCGTGTTCCTGGTCGGGACCGTCGGTCCGATCCTGCTGGATCAGCCGACGCTCGCTCTCGATCAGGCCTACCAGCCCCCAGCCTACCTCTCCGTCGACTCCTCCGTCCCGGTGAACTGTCTCGGCGAGGTGGCCGACGGCCGGTGCCAGGGGACGATGGCACACCCGCTCGGCACCACCGGCGACGGCAAGGACATCCTCGTCCTGATCGTCTACGGGATGCAGGTCAGCATGAAGGTCGGCCTGATCTCGACGCTACTCGTGGTGACCATCGGGACGGCCGTCGGCACCGTCGCGGCCTACGGCGGCGGCCTCGTCGACGAACTGCTGATGCGCTACGTCGACGTCCAACTCGTCTTCCCCGCCTTCTTCCTCTATCTCCTGCTCACCTACCTCTTCGGCGGGAGCCTGTTCATGTTCATCGTCATCTTCGGGTTGACGGGATGGGGGTCGATCGCACGGCTAGTCCGCTCCGAGGCGCTCCAGCGTGCCGAGGAGGCGTACGTGACCGCCGCCCGCGGCACCGGGGCCGGGACCCTCTACGTGATCCGTCGTCACCTCGTCCCCAACGTCTCGAACAGCGTCATCACGGCGGCGACGCTGCTCATCCCCGGCTTCATCCTCTTCGAGGCCTCTCTCTCCTTCCTCTCGCTGGGCGATCCGACCGTCCCCTCGTGGGGCCAGGTGATCGCCAACGGACGCAGCGACCTCTCGACGGCGTGGTGGGTGTCCACCTTCCCCGGCGTCTTCCTCTTCACGACCATCCTCGCGTTCAACTTCATGGGCGACGCGCTTCGCGACGCGCTCGACCCGCGACAGGAGACATAA
- a CDS encoding transcriptional regulator has translation MESTTRERIADLLRSEAATPSALSTRVGTARSAVYDHLRHVARSLDGSDEELLVSPPTCRECGFDGFDDPINDPSTCPECRSESVAEPAFRID, from the coding sequence ATGGAGTCGACGACTCGGGAACGGATCGCGGACCTACTCCGGTCGGAGGCGGCGACGCCGAGTGCCCTCTCGACGCGGGTCGGAACGGCCCGGTCGGCCGTCTACGATCACCTCCGACACGTCGCACGGTCGCTCGACGGGAGCGACGAGGAACTGCTCGTCTCGCCGCCGACCTGTCGGGAGTGTGGCTTCGACGGCTTCGACGACCCGATCAACGACCCCTCGACCTGTCCGGAGTGCCGGAGCGAGAGCGTCGCGGAACCCGCCTTCCGGATCGACTAG
- a CDS encoding ABC transporter substrate-binding protein encodes MSDTTGRPGRRDLLKLLGTAGVAGLAGCSGDGGGGNGDGEPSVQGQYVSASSVDAQSLNWLTIADSTSGSYITATLDGTWAITPDREIFPLWADYETDDGRVYEIRLRENLEWGAGYGEMTAEDWVYMIENVFQAQPNWSGYPNAGDWFRVNPDSGQREPIPVERTGTRTFEIRLFETDPSFPFKPVLWRQQCIPKGILEKYVPNKDTEGLEQDEELNSLAYTGNLGPYTYESWEQSSRYTVTRNEDYYLQDVDGIPDRFGEAPYFDEQVVNVISEESTRLGALESGEVDSAGIPPDKAQRFENLPNVEVNVTSQPYLRLIVYNMRANGWEPFRSKAVRRALGFAVDKETVASNIYRGYADVAQTMQPEWSEWYDDSEVEAFGVGDRYGPETTRSRLESALSDTEYAYDGDRLVDGDGEQVTLSIYYDSGQPTEGTVAEFVAQEFEENAGIAVKPEAISASTFQSNYVQTSAPEGSDPEWTAGTFNGGPRDVATSAESWDMSINLQFNTYPFTPASSKGFFERRGGINFYGYYPDEDIGALYEEATATTDEERRRELFGEAFGLISEEQPFGFLTMPSSVTGYADDVRGYGEEFNTGWDSQTWYFE; translated from the coding sequence GTGTCGGACACGACGGGTCGCCCGGGGCGTCGTGATCTGTTGAAACTCCTCGGGACGGCGGGGGTCGCCGGACTCGCGGGGTGTTCGGGCGACGGGGGTGGTGGCAACGGCGACGGGGAACCGAGCGTCCAGGGACAGTACGTCTCGGCGTCCAGCGTCGACGCGCAGTCGCTCAACTGGCTGACCATCGCCGACTCCACGTCCGGGTCGTACATCACCGCCACGCTCGACGGGACGTGGGCGATCACGCCCGACCGGGAGATCTTCCCCCTGTGGGCCGACTACGAAACCGACGACGGGCGAGTCTACGAGATTCGACTCCGAGAGAACCTGGAGTGGGGGGCCGGATACGGCGAGATGACCGCCGAGGACTGGGTGTACATGATCGAGAACGTGTTTCAGGCCCAGCCCAACTGGAGTGGTTACCCCAACGCGGGCGACTGGTTCCGGGTGAACCCCGACTCGGGGCAGCGCGAACCGATCCCGGTCGAGCGGACGGGCACCCGCACCTTCGAGATCCGTCTGTTCGAGACGGATCCCTCCTTCCCGTTCAAGCCGGTGCTCTGGCGACAGCAGTGTATCCCCAAAGGGATCCTCGAGAAGTACGTCCCGAACAAGGACACCGAAGGCCTCGAACAGGACGAGGAACTCAACTCGCTGGCCTACACCGGCAACCTCGGGCCGTACACCTACGAGTCGTGGGAGCAGTCCTCACGGTACACTGTCACACGCAACGAGGACTACTACTTGCAGGACGTCGACGGGATTCCCGACCGGTTCGGCGAAGCGCCGTACTTCGACGAACAGGTCGTGAACGTCATCAGCGAGGAGAGCACCCGCCTCGGCGCACTGGAGTCCGGCGAGGTGGACTCGGCAGGCATCCCGCCGGACAAAGCCCAGCGGTTCGAGAACCTGCCGAACGTCGAAGTCAACGTCACATCCCAGCCGTACCTCCGCCTGATCGTCTACAACATGCGGGCGAACGGCTGGGAGCCGTTCCGCTCGAAGGCGGTGCGGCGGGCGCTCGGGTTCGCCGTCGACAAGGAGACGGTGGCGAGCAACATCTACCGCGGGTACGCGGACGTCGCCCAGACCATGCAGCCCGAGTGGTCGGAGTGGTACGACGACAGCGAGGTCGAGGCGTTCGGCGTCGGGGACCGGTACGGCCCGGAGACCACCCGCTCCCGACTCGAATCGGCGCTGTCGGACACGGAGTACGCCTACGACGGCGACCGTCTCGTCGACGGCGACGGGGAGCAAGTGACCCTCTCCATCTACTACGACTCCGGCCAGCCGACAGAAGGGACCGTCGCCGAGTTCGTCGCCCAGGAGTTCGAGGAGAACGCCGGCATCGCCGTCAAACCCGAGGCAATCTCGGCGTCGACGTTCCAGAGTAACTACGTCCAGACCTCCGCTCCGGAGGGGTCCGATCCGGAGTGGACCGCCGGCACGTTCAACGGCGGGCCGCGCGACGTGGCCACGAGCGCCGAGTCGTGGGACATGTCGATCAACCTCCAGTTCAACACCTACCCCTTCACGCCCGCGTCGAGCAAGGGCTTCTTCGAGCGGCGTGGTGGCATCAACTTCTACGGCTACTACCCCGACGAGGACATCGGGGCACTGTACGAGGAGGCGACGGCGACGACCGACGAGGAACGGCGCCGCGAACTGTTCGGCGAGGCGTTCGGCCTCATCAGCGAGGAACAACCCTTCGGCTTCCTCACGATGCCGTCGAGCGTGACGGGCTACGCCGACGACGTGCGGGGCTACGGCGAAGAGTTCAACACCGGATGGGACTCCCAGACATGGTACTTCGAGTGA